A window of the Catenulispora sp. GP43 genome harbors these coding sequences:
- a CDS encoding RidA family protein, with translation MTTHPEEKLTELGLKLPEVAAPVAAYIPVLRSGNLVYTSGQLPMVDGALPMIGKVGDQVSPEDAKALAQRCALNALAAVKSEIGDLAKVKRVVKVVGFVASAPDFTGQPAVINGASELLGAVFGEAGRHARSAVGVAVLPLDAPVEVELTVEV, from the coding sequence ATGACGACCCATCCCGAAGAGAAGCTGACCGAACTCGGCCTGAAGCTGCCGGAGGTCGCGGCCCCGGTCGCGGCCTACATCCCGGTGCTGCGCAGCGGCAACCTCGTCTACACCTCCGGCCAGCTGCCGATGGTCGACGGCGCGCTGCCGATGATCGGCAAGGTCGGCGACCAGGTCAGCCCGGAGGACGCCAAGGCCCTGGCGCAGCGCTGCGCGCTGAACGCGCTGGCCGCGGTGAAGTCCGAGATCGGCGACCTGGCCAAGGTCAAGCGGGTCGTGAAGGTCGTCGGCTTCGTGGCCAGCGCCCCGGACTTCACCGGGCAGCCCGCCGTCATCAACGGCGCCTCGGAGCTGCTCGGCGCGGTGTTCGGCGAGGCCGGCCGGCACGCCCGCTCGGCGGTCGGCGTGGCCGTGCTGCCGCTGGACGCGCCGGTCGAGGTCGAGCTGACCGTCGAGGTCTGA
- a CDS encoding DUF4177 domain-containing protein, with protein sequence MTKWEYATVPLLVHATKQILDTWGEDGWELVQVVPGPNPDQLVAYLKRPKTTES encoded by the coding sequence ATGACCAAGTGGGAATACGCGACAGTGCCGCTGCTGGTGCACGCCACCAAGCAGATCCTCGACACCTGGGGCGAGGACGGCTGGGAGCTCGTCCAGGTCGTCCCGGGCCCGAACCCGGACCAGCTGGTCGCCTACCTGAAGCGTCCGAAGACGACGGAGTCCTAA
- a CDS encoding serine/threonine-protein kinase encodes MSDNVDTERLPPRTERVIAERYVLQAELGRGGMGIVWRAEDRVIGRAVAVKEMRLGEDVTAAERAEFEQRILREARIAGRLNDPAVVTVFDVVHDNGSVFIVMELVEAPTLAQLVRRGGPLAPHAVAAMGRQVLSALEAAHEAGIVHRDVKPSNIMVAATGRAKLTDFGIAQAADDPTLTKTGAVIGSPAYLAPERLSGHEASPASDLWSLGAVLYFAIEGKAAFERDTTAATFGAVLNEVAYLTNAQGPLAAAVSGMLASAPAGRLTAPQVRTLLDAVTADPGQSRTPQGTMVMSPAGVPTAMLSAPESAESPAGAALSTPPKRSRAKVAGAFAAAVLVTAAVAGFAAYGAGSSSGKKQEKKADVLPSDAVKVYTLGGPGTDFPSLPIGSGQTCMSGPPFVPGTPTYQDAECKSAHDLELYYVSSVTNSSYSQYGTDGNGPIPYPGVAALTALGKQLCWTDRLIGPWADPAGSHYDYYALIPSENLWNGKNLPTNWTVNQNIYCVMTNSAGQLPGDG; translated from the coding sequence GTGAGCGACAACGTCGATACGGAGCGTTTGCCGCCGCGCACCGAGCGGGTGATCGCGGAACGCTATGTCCTGCAGGCCGAACTCGGCCGCGGTGGCATGGGGATCGTGTGGCGCGCCGAGGACCGGGTGATCGGCCGCGCGGTCGCCGTGAAGGAGATGCGGCTCGGCGAGGACGTCACCGCCGCCGAGCGCGCCGAGTTCGAGCAGCGCATCCTGCGCGAGGCCCGCATCGCCGGCCGGCTGAACGACCCGGCCGTGGTGACCGTCTTCGACGTGGTCCACGACAACGGCTCCGTGTTCATCGTCATGGAGCTGGTCGAGGCGCCGACCCTGGCGCAGCTGGTCCGCCGCGGCGGTCCGCTGGCCCCGCACGCCGTGGCCGCCATGGGACGCCAGGTGCTCTCGGCGCTGGAGGCCGCCCACGAGGCCGGGATCGTGCACCGCGACGTGAAGCCCTCGAACATCATGGTCGCCGCGACCGGCCGGGCCAAGCTCACCGACTTCGGCATCGCGCAGGCCGCCGACGATCCCACCCTGACCAAGACCGGCGCGGTCATCGGTTCCCCCGCCTACCTGGCACCCGAGCGGCTCTCCGGACACGAGGCCAGCCCGGCCTCGGACCTGTGGTCGCTCGGCGCGGTGCTGTACTTCGCGATCGAGGGCAAGGCCGCGTTCGAGCGCGACACCACCGCCGCGACGTTCGGCGCGGTGCTGAACGAGGTCGCCTACCTGACGAACGCGCAGGGCCCGCTGGCCGCCGCGGTGTCCGGGATGCTGGCCTCCGCGCCCGCGGGCCGGCTGACCGCGCCGCAGGTCCGGACCCTGCTGGACGCGGTGACGGCGGACCCGGGCCAGTCCAGGACGCCACAGGGCACGATGGTGATGTCCCCGGCCGGAGTACCGACCGCCATGCTCAGCGCGCCCGAGTCTGCGGAGAGTCCAGCGGGAGCCGCCCTGTCCACCCCGCCGAAGCGGTCCCGGGCCAAGGTCGCCGGGGCGTTCGCGGCCGCGGTCCTGGTCACCGCCGCGGTCGCGGGGTTCGCCGCCTACGGTGCGGGATCGAGTTCGGGCAAGAAGCAGGAGAAGAAGGCCGACGTCCTGCCCTCGGACGCGGTGAAGGTCTACACCCTCGGCGGCCCCGGGACCGACTTCCCGAGCCTGCCCATCGGCAGCGGCCAGACCTGCATGAGCGGGCCGCCGTTCGTCCCCGGCACCCCGACCTACCAGGACGCCGAGTGCAAGAGCGCTCATGATCTGGAGCTCTACTACGTGAGCTCGGTCACCAACTCGTCGTACAGCCAGTACGGCACGGACGGCAACGGCCCGATCCCCTATCCGGGCGTCGCCGCGCTGACGGCCCTGGGCAAGCAGCTGTGCTGGACCGACCGGCTGATCGGGCCGTGGGCGGACCCCGCGGGCAGCCACTACGACTACTACGCGCTGATCCCCAGCGAGAACCTGTGGAACGGCAAGAACCTGCCGACCAACTGGACCGTCAACCAGAACATCTACTGCGTCATGACCAACTCGGCCGGCCAGCTGCCCGGCGACGGCTGA
- a CDS encoding ArsA-related P-loop ATPase: protein MSRPWPPECRLHIVTGKGGTGKTTAAAALALALAEGGGRVLLVEVEGRQGIAQLFDTAPLPYEERSIAIAPGGGEVFALAIDPEQALLEYLDMFYKLGRAGKALKKFGAIDFATTVAPGMRDVLLTGKACEAVRRTAADRPGAAFAYDAVVMDAPPTGRITRFLNVNTEVAGLARVGPVKNQAEAVMRVLTSPQTAVHLTTVLEDMPVQETLDGVEELRAAGLPVGTILVNMVRTAYLDIGKRTAVSAAAEKRVAALLRPHGIDTADTHALAELGREHAERLALEEVERRALDEAGQPVVELPLIPGGIDLGGLYELAAALTAAAETGEAA, encoded by the coding sequence ATGAGCCGACCCTGGCCGCCGGAGTGCCGCCTCCACATCGTGACCGGAAAGGGCGGCACCGGGAAGACGACGGCGGCCGCGGCGCTGGCCCTGGCGCTGGCCGAGGGCGGCGGCCGGGTGCTGCTGGTGGAGGTCGAGGGCCGGCAGGGGATCGCGCAGCTCTTCGACACCGCCCCGCTGCCGTACGAGGAGCGCAGCATCGCGATCGCGCCGGGCGGTGGCGAGGTGTTCGCCCTGGCCATCGACCCCGAGCAGGCGCTGCTCGAGTACCTGGACATGTTCTACAAGCTGGGCCGGGCCGGCAAGGCGCTGAAGAAGTTCGGCGCCATCGACTTCGCGACCACTGTGGCCCCCGGCATGCGCGACGTGCTGCTCACCGGTAAGGCCTGCGAGGCGGTCCGCCGCACCGCCGCCGACCGCCCGGGCGCCGCGTTCGCCTACGACGCCGTGGTGATGGACGCCCCGCCGACCGGCCGGATCACCCGGTTCCTGAACGTGAACACCGAGGTCGCAGGCCTGGCCCGGGTCGGCCCGGTGAAGAACCAGGCGGAGGCGGTCATGCGGGTCCTGACCTCGCCGCAGACCGCGGTCCACCTGACCACGGTGCTGGAGGACATGCCGGTCCAGGAGACGTTGGACGGCGTCGAGGAGCTGCGCGCCGCCGGCCTTCCGGTCGGCACGATCCTGGTGAACATGGTCCGTACCGCGTACCTGGACATCGGCAAGCGCACGGCGGTCAGCGCGGCGGCCGAGAAGCGGGTCGCGGCCCTGCTGCGGCCGCACGGCATCGACACCGCCGACACCCACGCCCTGGCCGAACTCGGGCGCGAGCACGCCGAGCGGCTGGCCCTGGAAGAGGTCGAGCGGCGGGCCCTGGACGAGGCCGGCCAGCCGGTGGTCGAGCTGCCCCTGATCCCCGGCGGCATCGACCTCGGCGGACTCTACGAACTGGCCGCGGCCCTGACCGCCGCGGCCGAGACCGGAGAGGCGGCATGA